TTTGATCCAAGTTTTAAATCTTTCGGTCAGTTTGATTCAGTTTTGTTTTTAAGCAGTTTCATAGAACCCTAAATGAAAACAAACCAATAAAGATTTGATTCAGGCTAAACCATCGGTTTCAGTCGATCTGATCATTTGGTTTAGAAATTTACGCCATAGACATATAAACCCTCTGATTGAACCCATTAGAGGTATTTGTGACCATAAACATAGGGTATAGATTTAATGATGAACCCAAAAACCAATCATAGCATCACAtctccaataaagagtgaattTCTCGATGCTTGaagttgttattattatttttccattttaaaccCATATGCTGAAAGCAAGCAAAATTGTTCTTATTAAGTGAAAGGAAATGGATGGGAAACTAAATGGTGGGAGGACCACCAGCCATCACTTGCTTCAGGTGTTTGCATTATGGTTTATGAGATGGGCAATGAAGaactgaagagaaaaaaaaaaagggagatgaTGCATTTTGACTACTTTGATACTATGAGTGAATGCTTGCCCCATTAAACCAtgtacaacaacaataatcatGAAACAAGTCTCTTCCACACCCTCATAGTCCTCCAATACATTTATGATACAAAAACCTAACCCCTATTCTGGCTATACCCTTTTTAAAATATCCTCACAGTTTAAGGCAGAGCGCATTTTTTGCTGCAAAAAGCAAAATAATTTAAGATGGTGAAAGGTTGATTACTCTCTtcagagagggaaagagaaagtCATTATAGTCTCAGCACCAAATTTCTGTCCTTCATTGGAACTATCATCAATTACCTCAAGTAAGTGGCATAGGATTCTGATCCCTGATTCCTTTCTTCATATATTCACTCTATggatatgtatttttttttactgtataTGCATAATGTTTTGATGCATACATATGTATATGTACAGGGGAAGGTTTTCTAGCAGTGTAAAAAGAAATATGCATATTACATCAATGAACGGTTGAAAAATGATATCATGCATAAGAGATTCATATGTGACTCGCATAGGGTCAGAACAATATAGAGAGTGTCAATGTGGAGCCTACTGTTTATTATGTGAGAAAGGTAGAAAATGATTTATACAATGAAAGCTAGCTtctttttccatctttttttttttttgggggtgggggtgggtgggaTTTTGAGATAAGGTAGTTTTCAAATTTTGGTACCTGATTTGGGTTTTGCTCCATTAGAGTAgttaagagattttttttttcatgggcTGGCATGCATGCCCTTGGTGTGATATGATCATttggtgaagagggaatctcttcaaccataggaTCTTACCCTCTTATCAGACCAAGGGCTCATAGGGAGTGTTAATGTGGAACTCATTGTTTAGTATATAAGAAGGTATAAAGGAATTTTTACAAGGTCAGTAGCACTTTGTATATGCATATGTATATGTTAATTGATGAGGGAATGCTAAGTCAGAGCCACATCTAATGATCATtgaatttttacccaaaaaaaatgatcattGGATCATGGCAGGGCTTCAGGAAATTGGAATTGGGTTGGCCAACACTTATATTGATGGTGGCTGATAGCAGATCGATGATATGGTATGACTAGGgggtaaaatgatcaaaatttaTGTTGGTATCAATATCTTTGAGGGAAAAAATGTTCAATACTACCGATACTTAATCCAATACTGTGAACTTAAACTATGGATTAGAGGCACAAAATTCCTCTGCGGGGAGACAGTGAGCAACAGTGATGATCCAATGGTCGGGATGCATGTCAGGGCACTTTCAGCCATTGGATCTTCACTGCCACTCACCACTCATTGTAGAGGCTTTGAGTCCAGATTAGagagagttttccttcacccataatAATGCATGCAACATTGATTAtacatctaaaaaaaatattcaacaatgCTGATTTGACATTATGATTGCCGTCTGGGTACAACATTAAGTCTTATTATATAAGGTAAAGTCTAATAAGAGAGTCAGAtcctatggttgaagagattccCCTCTTCACCAAATGATCATATCACACCAAGGGCATGTACGCCAgcccatgaaaaaaaaaaaaaaaaaaaatgattactcTGGTGAAGCAAAACCCAAATCAGatacaaaaatttgaaaactttCCTATCTcgagacccaaaaaaaaacgaGCTACACGAGGCTTAAAATTATTAGCAAATGAAGCTGCCCATCTAAACCATATGACAAACCCAACATACATGTGAAAGAAGAGCACAGCTAAGAGGAAAGCATCATCACATGGAGAGCGGAGTCCATGTTTAAGCACTCATATAGCCCATGAGGCCCATCTTCATTAGCCAAAGTATCATTCAGAAACAACCATTTACAGCCCATTTAATGTGGataccatctctctctctctcttgtgtaACTTATGACCCAACCAAGCACAGGAAAAAGCAAATTATCATTATTATGATGATAtgatgatttttgttttttaacgtaaaaataaaagagcaaTCGATGGTGAAAGCTTTGGAAACCGTGGGGGTAAAACGGTCCTTTTCACCAGCATGCAAAAAGCCCATTGAATACAAAACTACGAGCTCCTcaccccacctctctctctctctctctgattaaTTGAACGAGTCTCACGAGGAGAAGTAACCATGGAATAACCCACTTTGCAACTTAACCCCCAAAATCTTTCCACTAGTCCACCCCAAAGTGACCAATTATTACTGTAGTACAAGGGTAAACCGGTCCACCTAGAAAACCCATCTTGCCTTGTATCCATACTCCATACACTATGAAGAACAAATACCAACAAAGGATGTTGGAAATGACCCTTTTACCCTCCAGCCAAAGAACCCAAATGAGCAAAACTGTCAATAAGCACACCTTAAAATGGTTACTGGGGAGGTGAATGGGAGAAGGGGCGAAGTGAAGCATTTATTATCCACACGAAACCCATCTTGCCTTGTGTCCATATTCCAAActctataaagaaaaaaaaaaaaaaaaagcctaacaAGGATGTAAGAAATGACCCTTTTTACCCTCTAGCCCAAGAGAACTCACATGGGCAAAACCGTCAATAGAACACCTTAAAGGGTTGCTGtggagaaaaagggaagaaatgaaGTATTTATAACCCACAAGAAACCCATCTTGCCTTGTGCCCATACTCCatatagaacaaaaaaactaacAAGGATGTAGGAAATGACCTTTTAACCCTCCGGACTCACATGGGCAAAACCGTCAATAAGCTCACACTCTAAGGGTTGATGGTGGACGAGGAGAAGGGGAGAAATAGACATAAAACCAGGAAGAGGTGTAAAGGAGAGCATacatatgatgatgatgatgacataaAAACAAAAGAGCATCGATGGtgatgaggaggaagaggatGGCAAAGAGTAAGAAGATGAGGGTTTTAAGAGAGGGATTTATTGAGGGGTGGAAGTGATGATGGGCTTGCGTCGGTTCGAGCCAACCCAACCATCATTGCGAATCTTCGGACGGCCAAGCCCACCATCATTTGAGTAAGGGGAGAAACCCACGAAAATTACATAAATACCATCGTaatgacaaaaatacccctgTAATGCCTGCCACGAAGGGAAGACTCCATCATCACCTATGACGCCATCCCCACCCCTCTCCAGTCTTCTCTAGTCTGTCTCCAGTCCCCTCTCCACCACTCTCCCCCCACCGCACCCCCCACCCCATATCGCCATCATCATCGTCTATGCAAGACACATTAAAACCTCGCCCCTACCGGCCGCCTTCCGTGCTTACACAGTTACACATGCATGATTGTTGTGGCAGAAGTGGcatgtctctctctttccccaaggcttccaatatatatatatcttgtgAACTTCTCTGTTCTCAGCCTCTTTGCGTCTTCTCATAAGCTTAAGACTAAGAGAGTAAGACTCCTCCTTTTTTACTACTTTACACACAATAGCAACTTCCATCGACCCGAGCACTAACCACCTTCGAAAAGGTAATCTTTTTCGAAAAGCTACAGAAGGCCCCCACCCCCTCCTTCTCTCTGTCTTTatattcctctctttctttcgtCCAAGGTTTCTCTGTCtttgtttcttcaatttcttccaaTATAGCTACAGAGGAAGCTCTAGCCTTGCCTTTCAAGAATCTGGAGTTCTTGGTGCTTGTCTTCCTCTGTCCATGCATGCATTTACTCTTGTTTTCCTCCTgttctatcctttttttttctttgatgagTTAGTCTTTGCATGAGGCAGAGGGAAAGGTGCTTCTTGTTGGGTTCTTTTCATCATCCCCTGTTTTGGGCTTTCTTTTGGGTTGTAGTTTGTTTTTCTACTTACCTTGCCTTGGGGTGTGGAGAAGATGGTGAGTTCTCCACTTGACAAATCAACTTTTATGTCCGCAAGTAAAGAATTAAGTTATGTACAGTTGTTGCAGCCTTTACTCTTTCCTTCAGTGTAAAGGCAGACAAAGATAACTATCTTTGGACAAGTGCAAGAAGCCAACAGCTCTCTGATCACatcatttcctttctttctctgatttCAGGCGACCCCTGTTTCATATTATCCCTCTTCACTACCCAAGTGAGCTCATGCATACGTAGTTCACTAGAAGTCTCTTCTGCGTttccttcttccattccaaTCCATCTCCTCTTCTGCTGAGTTTGTTCTCCTTTAATTTTGATCATCTCTGTATTGTCTCAATTCTTCTGGGTAAAGTAAGTTTTGATTAAGTAGTTTATTTTGTTCTATTATGTCaagattttcctatttttaaaatGAGTGTTGGTTTGTCCAAGAACAAGTACTGGGAGTACTTTCAGCATTTCTGCTTGTTTTCTGTTTTAATTATTATGAAGCAAAGAAAATGAGCATCTGAGATGCTTTTCTCTGTTACTGTTTTGTGTGCACAGGAACTTGAAACGTTTCAGTCATGGAAAAGCTGAACTCCAAGTTGTACCTGCAGAACTGTTACataatccaagagaatgaacgGCTAAGGAAGAAAGCTCAGCTTCTCAACCAGGAGAATCAGGCCCTCTTATCTGAGCTGAAGCAGAAGCACTCCAAAGGAAGCTCCAAATCTAACCCGAATACTCTTCCTGACCTCAACCTTTGCTCCACCTCTACCTCTAATCCTGCTAATTCTAGCAAGCCCTGATCCTATGATGAATGTGAAGGCTTTACTTACACCCCTTTTTTTGTGTAAAGTCCCATAGAAGTCAAGAAAGTAGCAGAcccagtttcagtttcagtttcagtttcagggCAGTAGCATCTTTGTTCAGTCACTGTACTTACCTACCCATTTATCCACCTTTCTACTTAGATTAGATCCTAATAGTTAGAGTTGAGAAAATGAAGTTCTGTGAACTACAAAGCTGtatcagaaagaaagaaaggaattatAATCTTCTATAGTTTATAATCTCAAGTTTCTGATTATTccttttgtctctctctctctctctctttcccccgACCCCCTCCCGccccccttttctcctctttatCTCAAAATAATTATCTTCAAGGAAATTAATatctaataaaagaaaaagaagagaatatcCCTAATATTTAATAGTCCACGTTTAGCTTCCTGTCGATGCTTGAGAAAGTCTGGTAGAATGCCTTGAAATGCTTGTAAGCAATGTCGATATCTTCTTTACCACATATCTCCCTCACACTGCATTTaacaaacaaagaaatcaaCTTCCATGTAGTAAAGCACAAATCTAAAACATTTAGCAATGCTTATTGGACATGCAAAAGCAATTTTTGAACTTCAATCCATAGTTACAAGTATAGGTATTGCAGTCCGAAACCGATATGATATTAATATGAATTCTGAATGAATCAGGTTCAGGTTCGGGTTCGGTTGTATCAACTAATTTGGCTGGTCTTATCCACTTTCTGGCCATCCGTCCGATCTGTAAAAGTATTGTATCGATATTGGGTTCTGGCGATAACGATACACCAACACATGGAAAAAAAACCCATCAATTTGAATTTGGAAAGATACAGATGGGCCATTCTAAGATTGAGTGTCCGAGGGCTCAACAATACCAGATTAATGGTGATTTGTGAGCCCTGTCTACAGAATGGAGTCCAAACAAAAAGAATCATAATGGGGGCCCAGGAtctcaatttcaaaaaaaaaaaaaaaaagaggttttgTGGTTCTAAGATAAGGGAAGAAGAGTGATGAGAGGATCTAGGCAGAGGTGACGACTGGAAGGGAGGATCTAATAAGTAGTAACGTCATAGATTCAGAGAAGAAGTCAATATGGATTCATGAAGTTTGAGACAAAAATAAGTAAGGACAGAAGGGAAGTATCTAAAGATAACTCCTATAGGGCCCTAGAGACCCTAGTCTGGGTACATGACAATATGACATGGTCCTCCAAGACTTAAGAAAACTCAACTATGATGCTGGTTGACCATCAGACCCCATCCATCATCAAACATCATCTCTAACCttatgaaagaaacaaaaacgtCTTATcagatttaaaatatattgttaCTATATTCTCTTTGGATTATAATAATAACATCAGGGAACCCACCTACTAACCTCAGTTCTCACACATGAGAAGACATGAAACGCCTATGTAGCTCTGAGAGACCAAAGTCAAAAAGGGTCGACAAGAAAAGCTTATACAAGAGTATTTACTCCCTCGTGCTCTACTTAAAAGGAGGTTCATCTTACAAACCCTTTACCCATATCTGCTGAAATCATCATCTCGGCCCACTGGTGAGAAATGAGAACCCAAGTCCTTAAAGCAAGCCCCACACTGTTACACCCTTTAGGCATCTCCTCTCCTCTACCCAGACCTCACCATTGTCCAGTGACTGGAAAGGATCTATCACTGGGAATTAAACATGgaggaggaatttttttttttttttcaaaaaaattccaGTTGAGGGTACTTTTCTACTATAAAACTAACCATTTATTCATGGCTCTTGCCTAATAGTTTTAAGGACATGGAAGGGAAGTGAACTCAGTCATGGTGAAAGAACTCCCCCATGAGTTGGTTGCAATAACTACAAACACATGTATCAAATGATTACATGGCTACTCAAGGACTTATCAGCTTAGGAACCAACTTGTTTTCTCAGGAAATTATTAGATACCAGTTCATTTATAAATATTGCTTTCAATGGCATGATAACAATTTAAGAAATGCCATCATGCCCTCAAGGATTTAAAAGCAAGTCTGGTAATTTCACCAATGGGATGCCTGTAGCCCCCCTAAAAAATTATCTAAATCTTAAATATCACATAAAGGAAATGGACTCCATCATCGTTTTAGTAATCACATTCTACTTCATAATAGCTTACAAAGTTTATATATATGaacataaatttattttcagttagGTTTATTCAACAAGTGCAAATTCGAAATTTTCTTCAATGATGCTCCCACCATACACAATTGAGTAGGAATTTTCTGTTAACAATCATGTACAGCCATTAAGTAAATGGAAAATGATCTAGTTCTAAAAGGGTATATTATAGAAACCAAATACCCTAGCAAATTTAGCACAACATAACCTGTCGGCATCCTCAGTAAAACTGAAAGCACTTGGAAGATGACTAACATCACCattcatggaaaagagaaacAGGCAATAGGACAGACATCTAAACCACCAGATACATCTCAAAAGTGGAACTATTTCACATCTTAGGTGATTAGATATTGTGTAAAACCATAAATTTCATGATTAACATATGGGATGAGCCATGGCCTTGGTATTATAAACTGCGAGGATAATAATGCATTGCCAAGAACAATCAAGAATGGAAGAACCCATCTGGTGCCATGGGTTCCACCGGAAAATTTTCCAGCTCAGGAATTGATCCAACAAACTAAAGTAACCATCCCATTTACACCAGCGCTCTGTCAACTCCTCTCCCAACCGTTCAAAAGCAATAAATTAGTTTTGATGGTTACATCATATAGTTgaattgtagtttttttttcctgttgccAACGCCAATGAATAAGTAGATCACTTGCAATGATCCGCATATATCCGTGCAAATAGGCCACAGCCCACATGTATAGGAATGCTGTTTATAAATACCTGTAATGTAGTATATACGGATACCTTCAAGTAGAGAAGAAAATGGATACCTGTGCATGGAAAGCTGAGAAATGCCACAATCCACAGTACGGATACCAACACCTGAAGCAAGAATGGGACCGATAGTAGACCCACATCCCATATCATTTCTCACTACAAATTCCTACATAATCATAACTTAGTTAGAAAAATCCATGTTTAATGTTTGAAGATTCCTACTATTTCCTACAATCCAAAAACAAAGATTGTGACCAAAAAATCTTCCATTAAATTTCCCATTCTCATGAAACCACTCGTCATACTAGGCATTTATCAAGGATAAAAGATAAAAACCATGAAGTCTTTCTTCACCATTCATGGATCTCCATTTAGGTGAATTGATTCAAGAATTTTACATTCCACTTAACTTGATCCTTTAATCTGCCAAATGATTAGGGAAGTGAAAGTTTTAGGCCTATCAGAAAAATTTAGGTTTATATTGGAAATAGGATATAAAATGTTTGAAGATCAAGCCATCATGAAATTAACAGGATGATTTTCTTGGCTCATTAGGTCTGATCAGATCTAAAACCAGAAGATACCAGATTTGCCAATGGGTGAAATAAGGGGTGGGCTGGGTCAGAGATGTGGAGACATTCAGTGAGAAAGCAATAAAATAGAAGAGGGGAATTATAAGCTATGAATGCTCAATGCCCTCACTAAATTCAAATGTTAGCACACCCAGAACCTTGCCACCAGACTACCAAATGAAACCTGAATCTAACTCAAAACCTGATTAGGACTGTACGTAATAACCCATTTAGCCTGACCCATTGCTATCCCCAATGGCCTGGATTGGTACTAAGAGTTGCATTTGGGTAAGATAAAACAGAAGGAACAGCCCTTAACAGACTGATTGGTGGAATATGATTCATGTAGCAAATCCTAAGTCGTTAGGATAAGGCCTTGTTGCACACAGATCTGTGTTCTGTGAACTGTGATACTATCCATATGGCAATTACCTGGGTTGGAAGGTCGTGCATTTTTGCTACTTCTTTGAAAAGAAAAGCAGTCACTCCACTGGTGGCATAACGTTGGTTCGCATTGTGCTTGATGACAAGTCCCTTCTGCATTTCTGGGCGGTGGTGTTCTTCATgtttgtccacaaaatttgggtgAACCCCATGAGCCATGTCTGCTGACACTGCAGTaataccccaaaaaaaaaaaaaaaaagaagacaacgCCTATTTCAATAAAATGCAGGATTGGGAGTCTGAAAATGGTTTTGCAAGACAGCCATACAATGCTTCACAAAAATGGAAGTTGGCTAAGAGTAAATGGTcattaatttttatataaaaacaaTCCACAAAGAATTTCTTAGtggaaaaaagtaaaagaatagaaaaggcTTGATCCTTAAATACGATAAACTTTGAAGAAAAAGACATCAGGTTATCAATTCTCTCCCTAACGACTGGTGTTGCAGCAGGTGAGCTAAGTTTTCTCAAGTCAAGAACTCATCTGGAGAAATTTACCTTCATTAATAAGCCAATAAGGTGGGACTATACTAACTATAGCTTTAATTTCCCTGTTTAGAAAAGGAAAGTTAGAGGGAATGGGAATATACATGTAATTAGTTAAAGGTAATGCATGAAATCCCATCCACTCTCGGCTGTATCTTGGTTGTCATTATTGATAAACTTCCTGTTCACATTCAAccaccccctccaaaaaaaaaaaaaaaaaacgaagaatAGAGGCTATGTAGCCATTTATAATCAATTAATTTCCTGTAAgtaccattcaattttcacccTCCCCATCCCCTGACctggaaagggaaaaaaaggaagagaggaagagaagctcTTTTTGCTCAGGTAGCACAAGCAAAGCACCCTGAACCACAcactttgataaaaaaaatttaattcattTATGCATTTCACAGTCTATTTGGATCCTTCTTCTGAGTCACATAAATAAATAggcaaaattttttttgcaagaaaagACTTATTTTTCCTAGTGGATTTTCAACGCTTTATTTTGCCACATGACCATCTCCATTTGAACTGAAACTTAATATGTGAACAGTCCCCTacctttcaaaaaaaatgggtCCCACCTGATCCGCCCCATGGCAGATAATAAGGCCGTTCAGGAAGGCCTTCCTAGGTGGCTGTCCATGACACCACAGCTCAAATAAATGGCACTGAAGTGcaaatttctaaaaaaaaaaaatatgtttcatTTATCTCCACCCGCCTCTACTCGTAAGGATTTAGTTGAAATACATTTGACATGATATATTCTTCAATATGCAGCATTTACCTTTttctgaaactttttttttttttttttttgggggggggggggaggggggaggaaacAGAAATATACCCCATTATATCAATTTCATCTTCTAGATCGCCAAGTAATGAAAACACAtttactttctttattttccgaATTACAGATCTTATTTACTTGCAAAATTCCACAGATCTATCCTTCTTTCAATTAAAAACTGAGCACATATATGCCACTGAAGACATCATCTATTTCATGTCAACATAGTCACCCAGTATATCAATGTTAatgatataatcatataaataaaaattacattgcAAAAGAGAATGACAGATAAGTAACTATGTTCCAAACCATCGTACCAAGAAATGATTGGCGGATAGCACGCTCAAAAGCACCCTCACCCACGTACTCATCAGCTAAGCAGTCAACAATACGTCTCATGGCCTGAAACATGGTAGGTGCACCGGCTCCCTGCACTGAATCGGAACCTACCTGCCAAACCATCGACAAACCAACAATATGCAATAAACCAATGGTGTGGAGTTGATAAATATGAAAATCTTATGCTATTCGCAAATCATGCATCAGTTCCAATAGAGCTGAAACAAAAGGATACAACAACTATTTTCTAAAGACTttaccagttttttttttttttttttgggaggggggttGTGGTGGAAGGGGTAAGGGGAAGAGGAGGGACCACCATAGTAGCCCCTAATCTCCCTTGCGgcttaaaatttttttgatcCTGAGAGAAATTAACCTAGAGTGAAATCGTTTACAGTCTCTCCCCTTCTCCCACCCCCTCCTAAACTACCAAACGACAA
This genomic stretch from Macadamia integrifolia cultivar HAES 741 unplaced genomic scaffold, SCU_Mint_v3 scaffold1712, whole genome shotgun sequence harbors:
- the LOC122064678 gene encoding protein LITTLE ZIPPER 4-like, which gives rise to MEKLNSKLYLQNCYIIQENERLRKKAQLLNQENQALLSELKQKHSKGSSKSNPNTLPDLNLCSTSTSNPANSSKP